GCCCTATGGCTGTTTTTCTAACTTTTCTCCCCACGGAATCCACATCGAGGGTACTTACTGGCCAACGGTTGAGCATTACTATCAAGCACAAAAGTTTGTTGGCAGCACAGATGCTGCAATTATACCTCTCATCCATGCCGCTGCCACCCCAGAAGAAGCTGCTATTTTGGGAAGATGTAGCACTCGCCAACTCCGTCAAGACTGGAATTTGGTCAAAACTCAAATTATGCGAGAGGCCGTACTCAAAAAGTTTCTTACTCATACTGATATTAGAGAAGTTCTCTTGAAGACAGGTGATGAGATTTTAGTGGAAAACTCCCCAACCGATTCTTTTTGGGGCTGTGGTGCTAATCAAGCCGGTCAAAACTATCTCGGTAAAACTCTCATGAGTGTGCGTGAAGAAATTCGTAATTTACTATCTTTAACGGTAATTTACGAATAATTTAATCAAAATAGTCACATTCAATATAAAATCGGCAATTAAACGGGGAATATAGAAATTCCCCAGTCAAAAATATTTGAAAAAGTTACCAATAATTTAGTAAGTGGTTTGAAAAAATCTTAATTAATTGAATTAATGGGCAAAAATGATCAAAAAATATTTTTAATTTCACTAAATTATTTAGGCACTAATTTAAGTGAAATTACTGGAATAGTTTAATGGTTGAGAATATAAAATTAATAAGTGTCAATGATTAAAGTTTTCTGAACTTTAGATTTGAGATGATACTTAAAAGTCTTTAACGATACAGCGTTTTGATATCTCTCTAAA
This Nostoc sp. C052 DNA region includes the following protein-coding sequences:
- a CDS encoding NADAR family protein gives rise to the protein MTIYFYKVWQPYGCFSNFSPHGIHIEGTYWPTVEHYYQAQKFVGSTDAAIIPLIHAAATPEEAAILGRCSTRQLRQDWNLVKTQIMREAVLKKFLTHTDIREVLLKTGDEILVENSPTDSFWGCGANQAGQNYLGKTLMSVREEIRNLLSLTVIYE